One part of the Moorena sp. SIOASIH genome encodes these proteins:
- the lptB gene encoding LPS export ABC transporter ATP-binding protein, whose product MKILLDNIHKSYGRRSVVSRVNLSVAQGEVVGLLGPNGAGKTTTFYIATGLEKPNLGTVWLDDQDITAMPINRRAQLGIGYLAQEASIFRHLSVRDNIQLVLEQTGVPRGEWRLRMHYLLQEFRLDKVANTLGNQVSGGERRRTELARALAVGSLGPKFLFLDEPFAGVDPIAVSEIQKIMARLRDRQMGILVTDHNVRETLAITDRAYIMREGQILAAGSAEELYDNPLVRKYYLGTGFQR is encoded by the coding sequence GTGAAAATATTATTAGATAATATCCATAAGTCCTATGGCAGGCGCAGTGTTGTCAGTCGCGTTAATCTTTCCGTCGCCCAAGGGGAAGTTGTAGGGTTGCTCGGTCCTAATGGTGCTGGTAAAACTACAACCTTCTACATTGCCACTGGTCTAGAAAAACCCAATCTCGGTACAGTTTGGCTAGATGATCAAGATATCACTGCAATGCCTATCAATCGGCGAGCGCAGCTAGGTATTGGTTATCTGGCTCAGGAAGCGAGTATCTTCCGCCACCTTAGTGTTCGGGACAATATTCAATTAGTCTTAGAACAAACTGGTGTGCCTCGTGGTGAGTGGCGATTAAGAATGCATTACTTACTCCAAGAGTTTCGTTTGGACAAAGTCGCCAATACCTTAGGTAATCAAGTGTCTGGAGGAGAAAGACGTCGAACAGAACTGGCAAGAGCTTTAGCTGTTGGTTCACTTGGACCGAAGTTCTTATTCTTGGATGAGCCATTTGCTGGTGTCGATCCCATTGCTGTCTCAGAGATTCAAAAAATTATGGCTCGATTACGCGATCGCCAAATGGGAATTCTGGTGACTGACCACAATGTTAGAGAAACCCTAGCGATTACTGACCGTGCCTACATTATGCGAGAAGGACAAATCCTGGCTGCCGGCAGTGCTGAAGAACTTTATGATAATCCTTTAGTACGTAAGTATTACTTAGGGACAGGGTTTCAACGATAA